The sequence below is a genomic window from Candidatus Binatia bacterium.
GCGCGGCCGGTAAAGCCCCGGGACAAAGCGGCCGGAGAATCCAACATCGGAGTGGTCCAGAGAGGGTTTTTCCAGGAAGTCCGTCACCGGACTTTTTATTCTCTCTCGGAACTCAACGCCGCCTTTCGCAGCTATTTGGAGCGGCTCAACCACGCCGTGATGAAAGATTACGGAGTCAGCCGCGCCGAGCGCTTCGGTGGGGAGCAAAAGGCTTTAAAGCCCCTGGCTTCTTCTCGCTTCGAGCTGAGCGAGTGGCGGCAGGCCAAGGTCCATCCCGACTGTCACATCCAAGTGGAGAAGAACTTCTACTCCGTCCCGTTCCTCTACGTCGGCCAGACGGTCAGGGTGAGACTGACCGAGAAGATGATCGAGGTGTTTAACGAAGACAGCCAGCCGATCGCGGCTCATGCGCGACTCTTAGGCATCGGGAAGTTTTCCACCTTCGACTCCCATTATCCCGAGCACAAGCTAAGCGTCGCCCGCTTCGAACTCCGCCACGCCAAAGAGCAGGCGAAAAGATTAGGTCTCCACGTCGAGAAGTTGGTCGAGAAGCTCCTTGCGGGCGAGCACCCGCTGCGCCACTTAAGGCGAGTCCAGGGGATCTTGCGCCTCGCCAAGCGATACCCCATCACGCCCGAGGCCATCGACCATGCCTGCCAGAGAGCTTTGACCTTTAACAAAACCCGGCTCGCTTACATCAAAGACTGCGCCCTTTACTTCTCGGCCCATGGTCAAAGACCCAAACTTCTTACCCCGAAAAGACAGCTCGATACGGTGCACCTCTATCAACCGGCTTTGAGCGGCGCTGCCGACAGCGCGACTTCCCTTTCTGCGTGCCCCCCACCGGCTTCTCAGAGCGGAAAGGACGGAGAGCTTCCATGACAAAAACGTCTCAATTGCCGCGGTGTGTACTTCGAGGCGACGGCGGAGAAAAAAAAGGCCGCCTAAATTCCCTTATAAGCCACGCGGCGGCTTTGACCCATATCCAGACTACCCCCAAAAATCTCTCCCCGGAGGCAAAACGATGATGCTCGATCAAGTGAGAAACCTCTCCCATCAACTTAGACTCTTCGGCATTCATGAAGCCTGCGACCGAAGAGCTTCCGAGGCGCTCTCCCAACAACTCCATCCCCTGGAATTCCTCCGCCTCCTGCTCGAAGACGAGGCGCTCTCCAGAAAAGACCGCACCGCCAAGGCGCTCATCACCAAAGCGCGCTTTCGCTTCCGCGCCGACCTGGAGGACTGGGACTTTAGTTTCCACAAAGATATCCCCAAAGCCAAAATCAAAGAGCTCTCGGAGCTTAGCTTCTTCCATAACCTCGAAAATCTCCTCCTCCTCGGCAAAACCGGCTCGGGCAAAACTTATCTCGCCATCGCGCTCGGCAAACGCCTCTGCCAGGAGGGCCACTTCACGGTCTTTTTGCCCGTCAACTTCCTCTTCGAGGAAATCCAGGCCGCCAAAGCCGCCGGCCGCTACCTCAACTACGTCAGAAGCCTCATCAAGGCCAAGGTGTTGATCCTCGATGACCTGGGACTGA
It includes:
- a CDS encoding ATP-binding protein, with protein sequence MMLDQVRNLSHQLRLFGIHEACDRRASEALSQQLHPLEFLRLLLEDEALSRKDRTAKALITKARFRFRADLEDWDFSFHKDIPKAKIKELSELSFFHNLENLLLLGKTGSGKTYLAIALGKRLCQEGHFTVFLPVNFLFEEIQAAKAAGRYLNYVRSLIKAKVLILDDLGLRNYTHEEATSLMDILEERYQKAPVIVTSQVEPQGLDETV